A stretch of Labrus bergylta chromosome 19, fLabBer1.1, whole genome shotgun sequence DNA encodes these proteins:
- the gja4 gene encoding gap junction protein alpha 4, whose product MSRADWSFLEHLLEEGQEYSTGIGRIWLTILFLFRMLTLGVAAESAWDDEQAKFVCNTDQPGCTAVCYDRAFPISHFRYFVLQVIFVSTPTIFYFGYVAIRVGNKQRKEEEKQAGEGNRGGIVIERENDNEDAGEKEKKEEGRGGRKSQKTPFEVPKLKGRLLCVYAFSIFLKVLLEIGFMVGLWILYNGFFIAARFECKGFPCPHTVDCFVSRPTEKTIFTIYTQVIAAISLLLNLVELLHLLQLAITQRLEKRCRAQQHCYFPMSERVITREVTPELPSEAPQTYRAGSHVDLPSHNPCESYGDQGIEANWGAAPAESDLLPSYVNCMGAMRKTQSPRVHYKKPTQHTPKNTKGAHKGRSNQKHYV is encoded by the coding sequence ATGTCCAGAGCTGACTGGTCCTTCCTGGAGCACCTGCTGGAGGAGGGCCAGGAGTATTCGACAGGCATTGGGCGCATCTGGCTTACCATTCTCTTCCTGTTTCGCATGCTCACGTTGGGAGTCGCCGCTGAGTCCGCCTGGGATGACGAGCAAGCGAAATTTGTGTGCAACACAGATCAACCTGGCTGCACTGCTGTGTGCTACGACAGAGCCTTTCCCATCTCCCACTTCCGCTACTTCGTCCTCCAAGTCATCTTCGTCTCCACGCCAACAATATTCTACTTTGGATATGTGGCTATAAGGGTGGGGAATaagcagagaaaagaggaggagaagcaggcaGGAGAAGGTAACAGAGGAGGTATTGTGATAGAACGGGAGAATGACAATGAGGATGCaggggagaaggagaagaaagaggagggtCGAGGAGGCAGAAAATCTCAAAAGACTCCTTTTGAGGTTCCTAAACTGAAAGGAAGGCTACTGTGCGTGTATGCATTCAGCATCTTTTTAAAAGTCCTCCTAGAAATCGGCTTCATGGTCGGATTGTGGATTCTCTATAATGGCTTCTTCATCGCAGCAAGGTTTGAGTGCAAAGGGTTTCCTTGCCCACATACGGTGGACTGCTTCGTCTCTCGTCCTACAGAGAAGACCATCTTCACTATCTACACTCAGGTGATCGCCGCCATCTCCCTGCTGCTCAACCTCGTCgagctcctccaccttctccagCTCGCCATCACGCAACGCTTGGAGAAACGCTGCCGTGCCCAGCAGCACTGTTACTTTCCAATGTCAGAGCGGGTGATCACACGAGAGGTGACTCCTGAACTTCCATCGGAGGCGCCACAGACTTACAGAGCTGGGAGCCACGTTGACCTGCCGAGTCATAACCCCTGTGAGAGCTACGGGGATCAGGGGATCGAGGCGAACTGGGGAGCTGCGCCAGCGGAGAGCGACCTGCTGCCCAGTTATGTGAACTGCATGGGGGCTATGAGGAAGACGCAGTCGCCTAGAGTACATTATAAAAAACCGACACAACACACGCCAAAAAACACTAAGGGTGCCCATAAGGGACGCTCAAATCAGAAGCATTATGTATGA